The genomic segment TGGCGTGCGCTCGCACGGAAGCCTTCCACCGGGCCGACCCGGCCGAGGGAGGACTCGTCGCACTGGACGTCCCCGCTCGCCGTGCGGAACATCTCGTGGGCCTGCTCGACGACCCCGAACTCCGCCTGGCGATAGACAACGGGCCGGGACAGACGGTCGTCTCCGGCCCGCTGGAGTCACTGCGGGTGGCGCAGGAGGTGGCGACCGGACTGGGCTTCAGAGCCACCCGGCTGCGGGCCCGGTACGCCTTCCACAATCCCGCTCTGCACCTCGCCGCGGACATCTTCCGCGAGGCCACCGCGGAGATCCCGCTGGACGAACCCCGCGTACCGGTGTTCTCCCCGGTTCTGGGCCGACACGTGCGAACCGTCGCGGACGTCCGGGAGGTGATCGTACGGAACATGGTGGCCCCGGTGCGCTTCTACGACGCGTTGCTCTCCTTGTTCCGGGCGGGCACCACGACGTTCATCGAGGCCGGCGCCCGTCAAGCGCTCACCGGCATCGTCAGGTCCTCGTTGCCCTCGTCCGCGCGCGCACTTCCCCTGCTGCCCAGCCGAGGCGGCATGGAGAGCATCACCGCCTCCTTCGACGAAGCGGGATTCACGGTCAGCTGGAGCCCACCCCCCGCCGGGCCCGGCCCCGCTGAGGAGCCCGTCACGCACGAACCACGGACGGAACCGCCCGAACAGGACGCGCTGCCCGGCCGCGCCGAGGTACTGACCGAGCTGGCGGGCCTGTACGCCGAGGACCTGGGCTTCCCGGTGGAGATGCTGACCCCTGACATGGACCTGGAGGCCGACCTCGGCGTCGACTCCGCCAAACAGCTCGCACTGTTCCAACGGGTGCGGAAACAGTACGGGCTGGCCGAACCGCCCGCCGAGCGAAGGGTCCGCGCGACCACGCTGGACAGGATCGCCGATCTGGTGGAGGAGCAGCGCCGATGACCGTGCCGGGCGAGGCCGACGACCTGGTCGCCGTGGTGGGAATGGGAGTCGCGGTGCCCGGTGCCTCCAGCCCCGGTGAGCTGTGGCGGACGCTCAACGGCGGGCGTGACGTGTTCAGCGAACCGGGGGACCGTTTCGAGCTGAGCCGGTTCTGGTCCGAGGACCGGCAGGAGCCGGACCGGACCTACGCACGCAGGGCCGGTTACCTGCACACCTTCCGGCCCCATCCCGCTCTGGCGGAGGCGGAACAAGGCGTCGGCCCCGGACGCGACCAGGCGGCCCGCTGGCTCCGGCACACGGTTCTGCAAGCGCGCTCGGGCGTCCGGATCGACCCCGGCTACCGCTGCGGGGCGTACGTCGGTGCGTGGCCGGGAGGCAGCCAGAGCCTCGTCGAGTCGGTGCTGGTGGACATCCTCGCCCGGTCGGCGCCGGACGACGTCCAGGCCGCGAGGGTCCGGGCGGCCCTGCTCGAACACTACCGGCACGCGGTGCCCCTCGACCGGGCCGCCACCCCCGACGCCGTGGTGCGCCGGGCCTTCGCGGGGCTGCCGGAGCGGGTGACCGAGTCCTTCGTGGTCGACACCGCGTGCGCCTCCTCGCTCTACGCCGTGGACCTGGGCAGCAAGGCCCTGCTCGCGGGGGAGTGCGAGATCGCCTACTGCGGTGGTGTCAACGTCGTGGACCCGACCATGGCGGTGATGTTCGCCAAACTGAGCGGGCTCTCCCCTCGCGGCCGTGTCCGGGCCTTCACCGGAGCGTCGGACGGGACACTGTTCAGCGACGGCGCCGGGCTCGTGGCGCTGAAGACGCTGCGGAGGGCGCGGCAGGACGGGGACACCGTCCTCGGTGTGCTCCTCGGCTTCGGCGGGGCCGCGGACGGCCGCGGCAAGTCCATCTCGGCCCCCAACCCCGACGGTCAGCGACGCGCGGTGCGGCGGGCCCGGTCGGTCAACGCCGTCGCAGCGGAACAGGTCGACTGGGTCGTCGCGCACGGGACCGGCACACCGGCCGGCGACGGCGTCGAGTCACAGGTCCTCGCGGCGCTCGATCCCGGTTCCGCGCAGTGGTGCAGCAGCAACAAACCCGTTTTCGGCCATACGGGCTGGAGCGCCGGAGTCCTCTCCCTGATGCACGCGCTGCTGGCCCTGCGCAACGGCTGGATACCCGGACAGCTCGGAGCGCGGGAGCCGGAGAGCCGGATGAGCGACGCGCCGGTCCGGGTCCCGGCCGAGGCGGTGAGCTTTCCACCCAGGCCGGACGGGCACCGCACCGTCGGCGTCTCGGCCTTCGGCTTCGGCGGGACCAACGGGCACCTGCTCGTGGCCGACCGCGCCGACGGTACGGACCCGCGCTCCGGTCCGCCGGTCCGGCCCGACTCGGAGGAACTGGTACTGGTCGCCTGGTCGGCCCACCTGCCCGGCGAACCGTCCACG from the Streptomyces sp. AM 4-1-1 genome contains:
- a CDS encoding acyltransferase domain-containing protein gives rise to the protein MTSHVAVLFPGQGAYLPGVLADRARHFPRAAEALETIDAVAAEHGFEPVTPLVLERDAAPLDDLLTKNSDQLDLAIYAVNAVGFEMLAGLGLRADVLVGHSFGEFAALSAAGAVSVADVTRMACARTEAFHRADPAEGGLVALDVPARRAEHLVGLLDDPELRLAIDNGPGQTVVSGPLESLRVAQEVATGLGFRATRLRARYAFHNPALHLAADIFREATAEIPLDEPRVPVFSPVLGRHVRTVADVREVIVRNMVAPVRFYDALLSLFRAGTTTFIEAGARQALTGIVRSSLPSSARALPLLPSRGGMESITASFDEAGFTVSWSPPPAGPGPAEEPVTHEPRTEPPEQDALPGRAEVLTELAGLYAEDLGFPVEMLTPDMDLEADLGVDSAKQLALFQRVRKQYGLAEPPAERRVRATTLDRIADLVEEQRR